In Pedobacter sp. W3I1, one DNA window encodes the following:
- a CDS encoding SMI1/KNR4 family protein produces the protein MKKVLKKISETAIKQGEFSFTTEQTEAKWLGNRPATSAEIQEAETRLGVTLPTDYKEFLLITNGFTTPNENVDPSFSKISDVAFLKDIDPQLIEVWTENIELLEVAIKLARSIIVGGLGEEQYFLLIPPVIENADWEYWKFASWIPGEDPYEGLENYFINVLDFLKSA, from the coding sequence TTGAAAAAAGTACTGAAGAAGATTTCCGAAACGGCAATTAAACAAGGGGAGTTTAGTTTTACAACTGAGCAGACCGAAGCCAAATGGCTGGGTAACCGACCTGCTACTTCAGCCGAAATACAAGAAGCTGAAACAAGATTGGGGGTAACGCTACCAACTGATTATAAAGAATTTCTGTTAATTACCAATGGGTTTACCACGCCAAATGAAAACGTTGATCCATCGTTTTCCAAAATAAGCGATGTAGCATTTCTAAAAGATATTGATCCACAGCTGATCGAAGTCTGGACTGAAAACATCGAATTGCTTGAGGTAGCCATTAAACTGGCCAGAAGCATTATTGTTGGTGGTTTAGGGGAAGAGCAGTATTTTCTTTTAATCCCGCCTGTAATTGAAAATGCTGATTGGGAATACTGGAAATTTGCATCATGGATTCCAGGAGAAGATCCTTACGAAGGACTTGAAAATTATTTCATTAACGTATTGGATTTTTTAAAATCTGCATAA
- the purD gene encoding phosphoribosylamine--glycine ligase has product MNILLLGSGGRESAFAWKMSQSSHCDKLIIAPGNGGTGAYGTNININVNDFDAIKKVVLTENIELVVVGPEEPLVNGIHDFFLADEAIAHIPVIGPKKEGAILEGSKDFSKQFMERHGIPTAASKSFTPETLEDGLAYLQNHALPVVLKADGLAAGKGVLICTETIEAQEELKLMLGGKFGAAGATVVVEEFLSGIELSVFILTDGENYITLPSAKDYKRIGQGDTGLNTGGMGSVSPVPFATPEFLAKVEERIIKPTVDGLKKDNIDYTGFIFFGLIKVGEEPFVIEYNARMGDPETESVIPRVENDLVELFLATANKQLNQVNLVISEQTAATVMIVAGGYPGDYLKGKAITGIENLRHSNAFHAGTLLENDVVKTNGGRVIAITSLQKDLFTALQSATADAGRIYFDGKYFREDIGFDLI; this is encoded by the coding sequence ATGAATATCTTACTTTTAGGTTCAGGCGGCAGAGAAAGCGCATTCGCTTGGAAAATGAGCCAGTCTTCGCACTGCGATAAACTAATTATTGCTCCAGGTAACGGTGGTACGGGAGCTTATGGTACAAACATCAACATCAATGTAAACGATTTTGATGCCATTAAAAAAGTAGTGCTTACCGAAAACATTGAACTCGTTGTTGTAGGCCCTGAAGAACCTTTAGTAAACGGTATTCATGATTTTTTCCTTGCCGACGAAGCCATTGCGCACATTCCGGTTATCGGACCTAAAAAAGAAGGAGCTATTTTAGAAGGAAGTAAAGATTTCTCTAAGCAGTTTATGGAGCGTCATGGTATTCCTACCGCAGCTTCAAAATCTTTCACACCCGAAACTTTAGAAGATGGCCTGGCTTATCTGCAAAACCATGCATTGCCCGTTGTTTTAAAGGCCGATGGTTTGGCCGCAGGTAAAGGTGTGTTAATCTGCACCGAAACCATCGAAGCTCAGGAAGAATTAAAACTGATGCTTGGCGGTAAATTTGGTGCAGCCGGGGCAACGGTCGTAGTCGAAGAATTTTTAAGCGGGATAGAACTTTCCGTATTTATTTTAACTGATGGTGAAAATTATATCACGCTGCCTTCAGCTAAAGATTATAAAAGGATCGGTCAGGGCGATACAGGTTTAAATACTGGTGGTATGGGCTCGGTTTCTCCGGTTCCTTTTGCCACACCGGAATTTTTGGCTAAAGTAGAAGAACGCATTATTAAACCAACGGTTGATGGTTTAAAGAAAGATAATATCGATTATACAGGTTTCATCTTTTTCGGACTGATTAAAGTAGGAGAAGAACCATTTGTAATCGAATACAACGCACGTATGGGCGATCCTGAAACAGAGAGTGTGATCCCTAGAGTTGAAAACGACCTGGTAGAGCTATTTTTAGCGACGGCTAATAAACAATTAAACCAGGTTAATCTGGTTATTTCTGAGCAAACAGCAGCTACTGTAATGATTGTGGCAGGAGGCTATCCGGGAGATTACCTGAAAGGTAAAGCGATTACCGGAATTGAAAACCTACGTCATTCTAATGCATTCCATGCCGGAACATTGTTGGAAAATGATGTCGTGAAAACAAACGGAGGACGGGTAATTGCGATTACCAGTTTACAAAAAGATTTGTTTACTGCTTTACAATCGGCAACTGCTGATGCTGGCAGAATTTATTTCGACGGGAAATATTTCAGAGAAGATATTGGTTTTGACTTAATTTAA
- a CDS encoding class I SAM-dependent methyltransferase — protein sequence MEVKRRKFQGVLNILSFNRHFYLFGLIALLLLVISQILMPWSATLFWIIILAFLYGLLMPLIVSAYVYDFSGYYNFDWLKEIGISNSHPALILNINAGFDETSFILKDHFPQAVLKVFDFYNPEQHTEQAIIRARKVSLMFPDTAQITTDFIPLADKSVDIIFLLSAAHEIRSQQEKIVFLKECYRLCKPTGQIIMVEHLRDLPNFMAFSIGFTHFFSRRVWQQAFKAAGFSSFSETKFTPFMSVFNCFP from the coding sequence ATGGAAGTAAAAAGAAGAAAATTTCAGGGCGTGTTAAACATTTTAAGTTTTAACAGACATTTTTACCTATTTGGTCTTATCGCTTTATTGTTGTTGGTAATTAGTCAAATATTGATGCCATGGTCTGCTACCTTATTTTGGATAATCATTTTGGCATTCCTTTATGGGCTTTTAATGCCGTTAATAGTATCCGCGTATGTTTACGATTTTTCTGGATATTATAATTTTGATTGGTTAAAAGAAATCGGTATTTCCAATTCCCATCCAGCTTTAATTTTAAATATTAATGCAGGTTTTGATGAAACGAGCTTCATTCTTAAAGACCATTTTCCGCAGGCAGTTTTAAAAGTTTTCGATTTTTACAATCCTGAACAACATACAGAACAAGCAATAATCAGGGCAAGGAAAGTAAGTTTGATGTTTCCTGATACAGCACAGATAACCACAGATTTTATTCCTTTGGCCGATAAATCCGTCGATATCATATTTCTCTTGTCGGCTGCACATGAAATAAGATCACAACAAGAGAAGATTGTTTTTTTAAAAGAATGTTATAGGTTATGCAAACCAACGGGTCAGATAATTATGGTAGAACATTTACGTGATTTGCCCAATTTCATGGCCTTCTCTATTGGTTTTACTCACTTTTTCTCACGGCGAGTTTGGCAACAAGCTTTTAAAGCGGCAGGTTTTTCTTCTTTTTCTGAAACGAAATTCACACCATTCATGTCTGTTTTTAACTGTTTCCCTTAA
- a CDS encoding DUF2071 domain-containing protein — protein sequence MLSFLKNHPFAVDAFFENSLVLTFAVPKAELEPLIPECLTLDTFKDKWAFIAIAMVQTKNLRPKGFPEFMGNDFFLIGYRVFVRYTNKAGKNLRGLYILKSETNKKKMEFMGNIFTHYNYTTTDISLIDRENTKEITSINSNFEIVIDKTEHEVPLPENSPFADWKEARKFAGPLPFTFTYNKKNKEVLIIEGVRQNWQPASIKIVKYNFGFLNSLNLEDSILANAFDIQNIPYYWKRGKIEKWK from the coding sequence ATGCTCTCATTTCTAAAAAACCACCCATTTGCAGTCGACGCATTTTTTGAAAATTCTCTTGTATTAACGTTTGCTGTCCCAAAAGCAGAGTTAGAACCTCTCATTCCTGAATGCTTAACATTGGATACCTTTAAAGATAAATGGGCTTTCATTGCCATTGCAATGGTTCAGACCAAAAATTTGCGGCCCAAAGGCTTTCCCGAATTTATGGGTAACGATTTTTTCCTTATTGGATACCGCGTATTTGTGCGTTATACGAACAAAGCGGGAAAAAATCTTCGTGGTCTGTATATTTTAAAATCAGAAACGAATAAAAAGAAAATGGAGTTTATGGGTAATATTTTCACCCATTACAATTATACCACAACAGATATATCGCTAATTGACAGAGAAAATACTAAAGAAATTACTTCAATCAATTCCAATTTTGAAATCGTAATCGATAAAACAGAGCATGAGGTTCCCTTGCCTGAAAATTCGCCGTTTGCCGATTGGAAAGAAGCCAGAAAATTTGCAGGACCTTTACCCTTTACATTTACTTACAATAAAAAGAATAAGGAAGTTTTAATTATAGAGGGTGTTAGGCAAAACTGGCAACCAGCCTCCATAAAAATTGTTAAATACAATTTTGGGTTTTTAAATTCCTTGAATCTAGAAGACTCAATTTTAGCAAATGCCTTTGACATTCAGAACATCCCTTATTATTGGAAAAGAGGAAAAATTGAAAAATGGAAGTAA